The sequence below is a genomic window from Colletotrichum destructivum chromosome 4, complete sequence.
GCAGCATATAGTTGGCGACGGTCTGGAAGTGAAAGAAATGGCGTAAAAAGGTTGGGCAACGAAACAGCGATCGCGTGTGAGAGCGATAGAGAGGAAGACAGGCAGGCGCGTTTCGCGTTCCGTTGTGGGCTTGGCTTGGTGTGAACCCCTGCTGGTCTTTTCTGGGGTCGGAGGCCGGCACCGCTGTGGGGCTCAGCCCGGCCTGTGCTATTGGGCATCGCTTGAGATACAGCCGTAACGTAGGGTGGTGGGTAGGGAGTGGCCGTTTCAAGAGCAAGAGTCTCTCCCACTTCGCCGTCTTGGGAACGCTCAGCAAGCAGCCGTCACATCGTGAAGAAAACCCCGGGATTGAAGCAAGAAGCTATGTGTCCTACTGCAAAAGAAATCAAGCAAATAAATGGCAGCCGCTGTTGTGGCAGTGTTGCGTCACAAAGTCTGAATAGCAATGTAGACATAATACCCAATCGTCTTGCGTGCACCTTGCATCTGTTGGCTGCGGCACTCTACCGGTCGATTTGACAATATTCTAATATCGTCTCTATGCTGTCTATGTCTAGGTTGTAGTCTGTGCTCTATGAATCGTGTCTCGTGTCTCGTATCTCGTGTCATTAGCAGCCCCCCCACGCCCTGCATTTACATCTATCACGAGTTTTCCCCCTGAAACGTCGCCACTCGTATCACGCCCACCGGATGTCGAGAAGCTTGTACCCGCTCTCATCGCCACGTCCGACACCGGTACGCTTTTGCAGTTCTTCTGAATGTACAATCACAAGCCTCTTCCCATCCTTCCCTTTGGGGCCATCGACTGCTGTGAAGGCGGCCTCTACGCTGTCGCTGACCCCATTGAAACGGCCATTCTGGCGAACCGTAACGAGAAGCCAGAAGACGCCGTTTGGTGCCAGCAGGCACGATGCGCAGTTGCGCAGCCATACCGCATGCTCGGGGGCATAGATGACGTCGGTCGCAACAAGAATGTCAGCTGGGATATCCAAAGGCGCTTGCAGAACGGGCGCGGACCAGTCGAGAGCTGCTGTCTGCACATGATTCGTATCCGGCACCGGGAAATTGAGCGCGATATTGGACCGCAGGTTGTTAAGCACTGACGGGTGATAGTCTGTGGCGATAATGGTTGGAAGAGGAGCTCCAAGATGAGGCAACATGTTCCCAAGCATCAGGCTGACAAGTCCCGTGCCTGCCCCAAGTTCAACGATGCGCGGCGATAGACCGAGTGCGGGCTGCGATAGCCCGAAGCGGGCAGGTGAAGCGCACATGATTTCCGACATCAGAATCGAGGCGCCCCAGCTTTGaaggccgacgtcgtccggaTCGGCCGAGTTCGTGCCAGCCAACCTATCGTTGAGCCGTACTGTGATCGGGACGCTTGCGTTCGGTGTGTCAGCGTCGGATACCATGAGCTCGAAGGCGAACTCGCGGGCATAGTCTTGGTCCTTGTCGTCTTGGTCGGCGCCAGTCTGGGGGACGGCGAAAAAGGTTGCGAGCACACACGAAGCCTGGTCGAGGGCTTGTTGGCATGCCTCTTCAGACTCAAAACAGGGAAGACTCTCGGCCCGGGCGATGAACCCGGTCAGCCAGCGCTCGGCGAAGCTGCGCTCGAAAGCGTCAACTTTAAGCGCGGCGATGTGGTGATCGACGCCATCGATCTCttcgtggtcgtcgtctgTCTCCGACACATAACCGGAGTCGACCAGCGGCTTGTTATGGTGAGCGAGCCTCCGAGACTCGGGTGTGAGCTGGAAGGCGACGGAGACCGGTAGCGAGCAGTAAATTGCTGAGAGACTCTGCAGGGCCGACGTGATGTCGGCTTCGGAGAGCTGCTCGAGGGTCCGCAAGGGCGGCAGgctgctcgagggcggcagcgggtGCGCTGATGGTCTCATCTGGCCCGTCTGGTCCCGTCCCctctcggccggcgcggcgcagcggtTGTGCTCTAGACGGTGGGTTGTAAGGGTCGGATAAGGAAGAGGTGAGAGTGAAGTGAGTCAAGGCTAGAACGGAGGAGAAGCGGTTAAGAGCTAAGACTCGGCGCCATAGGGCAATGTCCCCTGGCTTTGTTTATCTTAGTGCGTCTGCGCCACTCATAGGGGCCACTTTCCTAAATGAGGGCATCATGAAAATTTTTATTTGCCCTATCCCTGCGCTGTTAGCCGAAACAGGAGTATCGGTAGGTATTTCAAGACCAAAAAGGGTACAATGAATCAACAGATTAAGAATCTTTTTTAATCATTTTATAGATAAGTCTTATAGGTGATTAAAGTAGCAGAGGTAGCATTCAGTTACACTCTGCCGGTTAAGTATGTACATAGTAGGCTGCACAAATACTATTGAACTGCAGGCCAGGGTGTGGCTGCGTGGCGCAGCTGCTGAATGCGGTTAAGGACGGCCGGCTATGGACCTTTTTCGGCAAAAGCCAAACACCCGCCCTTTCGGAGTTCTCGCTTGATCGAATTGAAACCCTTGACGGGAATGCGCCAGCTTCCTGGAAGAAGGATAGCATGAGACCGACGGTAGTATTTCTTCTCCCTAAAGACTGGGATAAAGATCGGAAACCAACATCTTCAAGTTGGTTAAACCAATTTCGGTGGTATCcgcccccccgcccccccggTATCCCACCGGACATTCGGATTGGCTAAGCCAGCTGTCCCTGGCTAATAACGCCCGTCGCTGCAATGCTATGAACGTTATATCCCTGGATGTTCAGGAAGTGCGGGCAATTTTCTGAGACGAAATAAATACGTAGGAAAATGCGGTTGTAGAAGACACTACCGAGGCCAACCGATCCCGTCCCGTAGtatccccctcccctggaTGCATCACAGGTCGCTGGGAATCCGTATTCCAGAATGCGTTCTTTAACATCTGACTGCCTGATCATTATGTAGGATTTCAGGAATTGAATAACTCTTGTGTTAGATATAACTATAACGGTACAAGCAAAATATAGACTTTGTTTCGGCGTAGGTTGTATCTAACCCGCCTTAACCTCAGATATCGCTATACATTATGTGGGAAAAAGGACTTCGAGTGTCAATTTCTAATGATCGCCTGGTTCTGACGGTGCTAGGTGTGTACTGAGGAGACCTTGTGCCTTTTCTTCAAATGATGACTAGGCCTGTGGCTTGGAGGAGGCCGTAGACGAGATGGACGCCCCTTGTTTCCCTTTATTGCCTGAAGGATGACACCTACGAGCCGGCTAGGATGGCGCAATGCTTCTTCTGGGTACCAAGACAAGGTAGAAGGAAGTGTTGGCCCTAAAAAGCTTCTGCTTATTAAGGCTGGCGCTGCTCTTTCGAGGGTTCGCCTGTTGTAGGGTTTGCCGTAACTTCTAATGCAAAAAAGGCCATGTTTTGGGCATTGCTTATCTTCATCGCATCCGGAATGTTTGCGCAGCTATTACTCCTTTAGCTCCTATTAAAAAGATCTCTGCAAAGTACGGATACATACCAGTGATAGTGGTAGCAAAGCTTACTAACATCGTTTGGAGCTGGAGCTAGATTTTTGGCGTCGATGCATCGTCTTTCCTTCCCAACAATAGCAGAAATGTGTTGCACTTCGTGTAACAGGGCAAAACCCGCAGAGAGACTGGCTTCGTCCTTGGACTTCCGCCACGTTTTAATCATAGTTTTGTGAGACTTCTTCAAAAAAAACCCTCTGCACAGAAGGATTACATTACCGGCCCATTTGTGACCTTGGTGCTGATGTCCATCCTCATAAACCATAGCAATTGTACCACTGGAACAAGATTCATCATTCTCAGCAGCGCACGTAAATGTAAGCCCCGTTGGACTGAGATTGTCGTTATACCATTGAGGGACTCGGTTGGTTGGGCCCGGCCATTTCATCTGCCGAACTGCATCGAAGTTATTTTTTCGTATCGCATCTCTAGTTGCAGGCTTCGAATTATCCTCTTTATTGGATTTTAGCATATACACTGCCATATAAGTAAGAGTGACCTACTGCCAAACCACAGACGGTATGCCTGAGAGAACTCAGAACCAGGCTTGCCAAGTACAGCTGAAGCTTTCCCGGCTAAATATCGAGCCTCGGTTATAGCTCTTTCCAAAGCAATGATCTGACTCTCGCTACAGCCAAAAGGGCTGTTCTCTTGTTGGTCGATGACGTAATTGCCAGTGATGTCTCGTTTGTTATATTGAAGACGGGGGTTTTGGCTGTGGACCCTAAAACCTAAGCAAAAGGGCAAAAAAGTGAAGAGAAAGAAATATGAACAAAACAGTTGCATTTTGAAAAGGCAGAGTAGATATTAATGCAGTCAAACCAAGAGGCAGCAGGTTACTATTGGTTTGTTTGCTGTGTAAACCTCTTCAGCAGTTCTACCTCTCCTTTTAAATGCTTTCGGTGTCTGTTTAGCTAGGAAGACTGATGGTATGCTTGTCCAGTCTTAAGATCATCACTAACGTAATTTAATACCATTTATGCGTAATTAATTACCTTTGCATTGATCATCATATGATCCTACACGAGGTTGTC
It includes:
- a CDS encoding Putative lysine methyltransferase, S-adenosyl-L-methionine-dependent methyltransferase superfamily; this translates as MRPSAHPLPPSSSLPPLRTLEQLSEADITSALQSLSAIYCSLPVSVAFQLTPESRRLAHHNKPLVDSGYVSETDDDHEEIDGVDHHIAALKVDAFERSFAERWLTGFIARAESLPCFESEEACQQALDQASCVLATFFAVPQTGADQDDKDQDYAREFAFELMVSDADTPNASVPITVRLNDRLAGTNSADPDDVGLQSWGASILMSEIMCASPARFGLSQPALGLSPRIVELGAGTGLVSLMLGNMLPHLGAPLPTIIATDYHPSVLNNLRSNIALNFPVPDTNHVQTAALDWSAPVLQAPLDIPADILVATDVIYAPEHAVWLRNCASCLLAPNGVFWLLVTVRQNGRFNGVSDSVEAAFTAVDGPKGKDGKRLVIVHSEELQKRTGVGRGDESGYKLLDIRWA
- a CDS encoding Putative metallopeptidase, catalytic domain superfamily, yielding MQLFCSYFFLFTFLPFCLGFRVHSQNPRLQYNKRDITGNYVIDQQENSPFGCSESQIIALERAITEARYLAGKASAVLGKPGSEFSQAYRLWFGMYMLKSNKEDNSKPATRDAIRKNNFDAVRQMKWPGPTNRVPQWYNDNLSPTGLTFTCAAENDESCSSGTIAMVYEDGHQHQGHKWAGNVILLCRGFFLKKSHKTMIKTWRKSKDEASLSAGFALLHEVQHISAIVGKERRCIDAKNLAPAPNDVSKLCYHYHWSNSCANIPDAMKISNAQNMAFFALEVTANPTTGEPSKEQRQP